In Gemmata obscuriglobus, a single genomic region encodes these proteins:
- a CDS encoding helix-turn-helix domain-containing protein — MPGKAAKVVITERQQEILQRWVRSRSCPRGLAQRAEIILLAFDRLQNGPIAEPLGCERPAVGIWRRRWADVFDTLVRIECLEGLSALETAIEDVLSDNPRSGCPGTFAPDPIARIIAVACEPPEDSGRPVTHWTPAELAEEVVARGIVPAISVRHVGRFLKVPNSSPIGVGTG, encoded by the coding sequence ATGCCAGGGAAGGCCGCCAAGGTGGTCATCACGGAGCGGCAGCAAGAGATCCTCCAACGGTGGGTTCGGTCCCGCTCCTGCCCGCGGGGATTGGCACAGCGAGCCGAGATCATCCTGCTCGCCTTCGACCGCCTGCAGAACGGACCGATCGCCGAGCCACTCGGGTGTGAGCGGCCCGCCGTCGGGATCTGGCGGCGACGCTGGGCGGACGTCTTCGACACCCTGGTCCGCATCGAGTGCCTCGAAGGTCTCTCGGCCCTGGAGACGGCGATCGAGGATGTCCTGAGTGACAACCCCAGGTCCGGTTGCCCGGGGACGTTTGCTCCCGACCCGATCGCCCGGATCATCGCGGTCGCGTGTGAGCCGCCGGAGGATTCGGGCCGACCCGTGACGCACTGGACCCCGGCCGAGTTGGCCGAGGAGGTCGTGGCACGCGGGATCGTTCCGGCCATCTCCGTCCGCCACGTCGGACGCTTTTTAAAAGTGCCGAACTCCAGCCCCATCGGAGTCGGTACTGGCTGA
- a CDS encoding transposase gives MPSSHTPAPRCQWFSILAGALDRRSGRRLALLFLGVLLARGRQARSCWIRAAGLSSQYRRCYPTAAAVGRRAEAIATRLLVEVLRPLVTGPRVVLALDDTPTARYGSQVQGAGVHHNPTPGPAGSGFVYGHVWVVLGLLVAHPLGGVVALPLLARRYIRKANLGAVRAADRPPFATKLTMAVGLVRWAHGWLALWGKAVWVVADGAYAQGPVLKPLRKLGVTVVSRLRRDAALCSVPPARVPGRPGGRGCTGPSGCRWPSGPPTPAGGAPACSPCTGSRSRSGTRRSWPRGARPVGRSGWCWWTSPTDGSRSSAPTPPRPWPTSWSGWPTGSPWRPVFGISNKSPGRVSSRCAGCRRTWGASTCARGPTP, from the coding sequence ATGCCATCTTCGCACACTCCGGCCCCGCGGTGCCAGTGGTTTTCGATTCTGGCCGGTGCCTTGGATCGGCGCTCGGGCCGGCGGTTGGCGCTGTTGTTCCTGGGGGTGCTGTTGGCCCGCGGGCGACAGGCCCGGAGTTGCTGGATCCGAGCCGCCGGGTTGTCGTCCCAGTACCGCCGCTGCTACCCCACCGCGGCCGCCGTCGGGCGCCGGGCCGAGGCCATCGCCACCCGGTTGTTGGTCGAGGTGCTCCGGCCGTTGGTGACCGGGCCGCGGGTCGTGCTCGCGTTGGATGACACCCCGACGGCGCGGTACGGTTCCCAGGTGCAAGGGGCCGGGGTGCACCACAACCCGACCCCCGGGCCGGCCGGGAGCGGGTTCGTGTACGGGCACGTGTGGGTGGTCCTCGGGTTGCTGGTGGCGCACCCGCTGGGCGGGGTCGTGGCGTTACCCCTGTTGGCCCGGCGGTACATCCGGAAGGCGAACCTGGGGGCGGTTCGGGCGGCGGACCGGCCCCCGTTCGCAACCAAGCTGACCATGGCCGTGGGCTTGGTGCGGTGGGCGCACGGGTGGCTGGCGTTGTGGGGGAAGGCGGTGTGGGTGGTGGCCGACGGGGCGTACGCCCAGGGGCCGGTGCTCAAGCCGCTGCGGAAGCTCGGGGTGACGGTGGTGAGCCGACTGCGCCGGGATGCGGCCCTGTGCTCGGTGCCACCGGCGCGAGTACCCGGGCGGCCCGGCGGCCGCGGGTGTACGGGACCGAGCGGGTGTCGCTGGCCAAGCGGGCCGCCCACCCCGGCGGGTGGAGCACCGGCATGTTCACCGTGTACGGGAAGTCGGTCGAGAAGCGGTACAAGACGTTCGTGGCCACGTGGCGCCCGGCCGGTGGGGCGATCCGGGTGGTGTTGGTGGACGAGCCCCACGGATGGGTCGCGTTCTTCGGCACCGACACCACCGCGACCGTGGCCGACATCCTGGAGCGGGTGGCCGACCGGTTCACCCTGGAGACCTGTTTTCGGGATCTCAAACAAGTCGCCGGGGCGGGTCAGCAGCAGGTGCGCGGGGTGCCGTCGAACGTGGGGTGCTTCCACCTGTGCGCGTGGGCCCACACCCTGA
- a CDS encoding transposase gives MCDCYPAAPDRSKAGVHTVCVDEMTGVQAKERIAPTRPMRPGQTEKVEFEYKRHGTQCLIGNFAVATGQAIAPTVQATRGEKDFATHIEQTVATDPEAGWIFVADNLTTHTSATLVLWVASLCGIAAESLGEKGKSGILKSVATRKAFLTDASCTFREFVGRAVMVVRSK, from the coding sequence GTGTGCGACTGCTACCCGGCGGCCCCGGATCGGTCGAAGGCCGGGGTTCACACGGTGTGCGTGGACGAGATGACGGGGGTCCAGGCGAAGGAGCGGATCGCCCCGACCCGGCCGATGCGGCCGGGTCAGACCGAAAAGGTCGAGTTCGAGTACAAGCGGCATGGGACGCAGTGCTTGATCGGGAACTTCGCGGTGGCAACGGGTCAGGCGATCGCCCCGACGGTTCAGGCGACGCGGGGCGAGAAGGACTTCGCCACCCACATCGAACAGACGGTGGCGACGGACCCAGAGGCGGGGTGGATCTTCGTGGCGGACAACCTGACGACGCACACCTCGGCGACGCTGGTGTTGTGGGTGGCGTCGCTGTGCGGGATCGCGGCGGAGTCGCTGGGGGAGAAGGGGAAGAGTGGCATTCTGAAGTCGGTGGCGACGCGGAAGGCGTTCCTGACGGATGCGAGCTGTACTTTCCGCGAATTTGTAGGCCGGGCGGTGATGGTGGTACGTTCGAAGTAG
- a CDS encoding IS3 family transposase: MYVPKHTSWRNQVEIGFRVLARRVLRRGNFRSVADLREKILAYIAYYNRTRAKPYKWTYAGRPLNV; the protein is encoded by the coding sequence GTGTACGTACCCAAGCACACGTCGTGGCGGAACCAGGTGGAGATCGGGTTCCGCGTGCTGGCCAGGCGTGTGTTGCGTCGAGGGAACTTCCGTTCGGTGGCGGACCTGCGTGAGAAGATACTGGCGTACATCGCGTACTACAACCGGACGCGAGCCAAGCCCTACAAGTGGACCTACGCGGGCCGCCCGCTCAATGTGTGA
- a CDS encoding RraA family protein, whose product MPAEVPESVLEALRKYDTPTVCNVLELFECRSRIVGYTDARIKACYPSLPPMVGFATTATFRAGAPLRGGDTYMGLGAQVERIAALSGPKVVVFQDLDDPPVAATFGEIMCTTYQAFGCVGLVTSGCGRDLDQVEPLKFPCFTAGTMPSHGYTQIVELEVPVRVGGVWIAPGELLHGDRNGITTIPPELAALTAEGCAGFMDAEAVVLNYLRQGSATASGFVAARDECKRRMTELGKSLKSRAAAVR is encoded by the coding sequence ATGCCGGCCGAAGTCCCGGAATCCGTTCTCGAAGCCTTGCGGAAGTACGACACGCCGACCGTGTGCAACGTGTTGGAACTCTTCGAATGCCGGTCGCGGATCGTAGGCTACACAGACGCCCGCATCAAGGCGTGTTACCCGTCCCTGCCGCCGATGGTGGGATTCGCGACCACCGCGACCTTCCGGGCCGGTGCCCCCCTGCGGGGCGGCGACACATACATGGGTTTGGGGGCACAGGTCGAGCGAATCGCTGCCCTGAGCGGACCGAAAGTGGTCGTGTTCCAGGACCTCGATGATCCGCCCGTCGCCGCGACTTTCGGCGAGATCATGTGTACCACTTACCAGGCGTTCGGGTGCGTGGGGCTCGTGACGAGCGGCTGCGGGCGCGACCTCGATCAGGTCGAGCCTCTCAAGTTCCCGTGCTTTACGGCGGGTACGATGCCGTCGCACGGCTACACACAGATCGTGGAACTGGAAGTGCCGGTGCGAGTTGGTGGGGTTTGGATCGCCCCCGGAGAGCTGCTGCACGGTGACCGGAACGGGATCACCACAATTCCGCCCGAGTTGGCCGCTTTGACCGCCGAGGGGTGCGCGGGCTTCATGGACGCGGAAGCCGTTGTGCTCAACTACCTTCGCCAGGGAAGTGCAACCGCGTCGGGGTTTGTAGCGGCCCGTGACGAGTGCAAACGGCGGATGACTGAACTCGGAAAGAGCCTCAAGTCACGGGCCGCTGCCGTCCGATAA
- a CDS encoding helix-turn-helix domain-containing protein, with protein sequence MMKKYIVRLSDAERATLSEVVKKLKGSSQKVRRAQILLKADADGPGWTDAKIAEAVGCRTKTVENIRERVVTSGFEVALHGQPRAEPPRAKLLDGQQEAPVIAMRLGPPPKGFANWSLRLLAEQVVALEVVDAISHETIRQTLKKTRWRRGSWSTG encoded by the coding sequence ATGATGAAGAAGTATATCGTTCGTCTTTCGGATGCGGAACGGGCCACGTTGTCGGAGGTGGTCAAGAAACTCAAGGGATCCTCGCAGAAGGTTCGTCGGGCCCAGATTCTTCTGAAGGCCGATGCCGATGGCCCGGGCTGGACGGATGCGAAGATTGCCGAGGCCGTCGGATGTCGCACCAAGACCGTGGAGAATATCCGGGAGCGCGTGGTGACGAGCGGGTTCGAGGTGGCACTCCACGGACAACCCCGGGCCGAGCCCCCGCGAGCCAAGTTGCTCGACGGCCAACAGGAAGCCCCAGTCATCGCGATGCGATTGGGTCCGCCGCCCAAGGGCTTCGCCAACTGGAGCCTGCGGTTACTGGCCGAGCAGGTCGTCGCGTTGGAGGTTGTGGACGCCATCAGCCACGAGACCATTCGTCAGACGCTCAAAAAAACGCGATGGCGCCGCGGAAGTTGGAGTACGGGGTGA
- a CDS encoding IS5/IS1182 family transposase, translating into MAAGRDPNPAKAAIDAQTVKGTEAGGARGYDGGQKINGRKRHLIVDSLGLLMVVRVTAASCDDGTTAPQVLAKLSPQHRVRLGEVRGDGTYNNRTLDRYLARESGGYQVTVVERPAGAKGLVHLPYRWVIERTNAWTGKYRRNSKDYERTTAAAEAMIQVSMIHLMLQRLAPDKTRTQATFKYTRKPMQKATKLSR; encoded by the coding sequence GTGGCGGCCGGTCGGGATCCCAACCCGGCGAAGGCGGCGATCGACGCGCAGACGGTCAAAGGGACCGAGGCGGGTGGGGCACGGGGTTACGACGGCGGCCAGAAGATCAACGGCCGGAAGCGTCATCTGATCGTGGATTCCTTGGGGTTGCTGATGGTGGTGCGGGTCACGGCCGCGAGTTGCGACGACGGCACGACGGCTCCGCAGGTACTCGCCAAGTTGAGCCCGCAACACCGCGTGCGGTTGGGCGAGGTGCGGGGCGACGGGACGTACAACAACCGGACCCTGGACCGGTATTTGGCCCGCGAATCGGGCGGGTACCAGGTGACGGTGGTGGAACGTCCGGCGGGGGCCAAGGGGTTGGTTCATCTGCCGTACCGGTGGGTGATCGAGCGGACCAACGCTTGGACGGGGAAGTACCGACGCAACAGCAAGGACTACGAACGGACAACGGCGGCTGCCGAAGCGATGATCCAGGTAAGCATGATTCACCTCATGCTCCAACGACTCGCACCCGACAAAACGCGCACTCAGGCGACCTTTAAATACACGCGAAAACCCATGCAAAAGGCCACTAAACTTTCCAGATAG
- a CDS encoding ISAzo13-like element transposase-related protein, translating into MGYRLKRIQKGKPLKTTPETDAIFANVKAARAPAAAEAETLEILVDTRAKVNEREYARGGKNADPVGRYGGEGVGPCPPPAARKWIPLGGLMVATGGLALVFGSKETSDFWVDGLRVRWARVSVGCRSIRRLVVYLDNGPNCSGTRAQFLKRMVAFADWSGLEVRLVYDPPYHGKYNPVERCWSSLERKWGGALLTCLDVILGYARRMTWKGRPPTADHLVGDYQDGIWLTKAQ; encoded by the coding sequence ATGGGGTATCGGCTGAAGCGGATCCAGAAGGGCAAGCCGCTGAAGACGACGCCCGAGACGGATGCCATCTTCGCCAACGTCAAGGCCGCCCGAGCGCCGGCCGCGGCCGAGGCCGAGACGCTGGAAATCTTGGTGGACACGCGGGCCAAGGTGAACGAACGCGAATACGCCCGCGGGGGGAAAAACGCGGACCCGGTCGGACGGTACGGCGGCGAAGGGGTTGGACCATGCCCCCCCCCGGCGGCACGCAAGTGGATCCCGCTGGGGGGCCTGATGGTGGCCACCGGGGGCCTGGCGCTGGTGTTCGGGTCCAAGGAGACGAGCGACTTCTGGGTGGATGGGTTGCGGGTCCGGTGGGCACGTGTGTCGGTCGGGTGCCGGTCGATTCGCCGACTGGTCGTGTACCTGGACAACGGGCCCAATTGCTCGGGCACCCGGGCCCAGTTCCTGAAGCGGATGGTGGCGTTCGCCGATTGGTCGGGGCTCGAGGTCCGGCTCGTGTACGACCCGCCGTACCACGGCAAGTACAACCCGGTGGAGCGGTGCTGGTCGAGTCTCGAGCGGAAGTGGGGCGGGGCCCTGCTCACGTGTCTGGACGTGATCCTCGGGTACGCCCGGCGGATGACCTGGAAGGGACGGCCCCCGACGGCCGACCACCTGGTCGGGGACTACCAGGACGGGATATGGTTGACCAAGGCCCAGTGA
- a CDS encoding transposase: protein MENVRERLVTSGFEVALNGRPRGHAPRPKVLDGQQEAQVIAMRLGPPPQGVRQLDLAAPGRERRGPGDRARDQPRDDPPDPKKSGLTSRKIEYGVIPPKADGEFVAHMEVVLDTYTTPYDCRYPVLNRDEQPIPLLKETRVPIPATTNHPRRVDYEYERAGTASIFMFGEPLAGWRQGRGREHRAKVDWAVEMGALLRGRYAAAEKVIRVCDNRNTHTIGAFYEAFDPVTARALVRRLEFRHTPKHGSGLNIAENELSARTRQCVHGRRFATIEALRAETVAWHEYVNDKPRGVEWQFRTDDARTKLNSLYPKIKT, encoded by the coding sequence GTGGAGAACGTGCGCGAGCGGCTCGTCACGTCGGGGTTCGAAGTGGCCCTCAACGGTCGGCCCCGGGGCCACGCGCCCCGGCCCAAGGTGCTCGACGGCCAGCAAGAAGCCCAGGTCATCGCGATGCGGTTGGGGCCGCCCCCCCAAGGGGTTCGCCAACTGGACCTTGCGGCTCCTGGCCGAGAACGTCGTGGCCCTGGAGATCGTGCCCGCGATCAGCCACGAGACGATCCGCCGGACCCTAAAAAAAGTGGACTGACGAGTCGCAAGATCGAGTACGGGGTGATCCCACCGAAGGCCGATGGGGAGTTCGTGGCCCACATGGAGGTGGTCCTGGACACGTACACCACGCCCTACGATTGCCGGTACCCGGTGCTGAACAGGGACGAGCAGCCAATCCCGTTGCTGAAGGAGACGCGGGTCCCGATCCCGGCCACGACGAATCACCCGCGGCGGGTCGATTACGAGTACGAGCGGGCCGGGACGGCGAGCATCTTCATGTTCGGTGAGCCCCTGGCCGGGTGGCGCCAGGGGCGGGGCCGGGAGCACCGGGCCAAGGTCGACTGGGCGGTGGAGATGGGGGCGCTGTTGCGGGGCCGGTACGCGGCCGCCGAGAAGGTGATCCGGGTGTGCGACAACCGGAACACGCACACCATCGGGGCGTTCTACGAGGCATTCGATCCGGTCACGGCCCGGGCCCTGGTGCGTCGGCTCGAGTTCCGCCACACGCCCAAGCACGGCAGCGGGCTCAACATCGCCGAGAACGAGCTGAGCGCGAGGACCCGGCAATGCGTGCACGGCCGCCGGTTCGCGACGATCGAGGCGTTGCGCGCGGAGACGGTCGCGTGGCACGAGTACGTCAACGACAAGCCGCGCGGCGTCGAGTGGCAATTTCGCACCGACGACGCGAGAACCAAACTGAACTCGCTCTACCCTAAAATTAAAACCTGA
- a CDS encoding transposase translates to MPSSHTPAPRCQWFSILAGALDRRSGRRLALLFLGVLLARGRQARSCWIRAAGLSSQYRRCYPTAAAVGRRAEAIATRLLVEVLRPLVTGPRVVLALDDTPTARYGSQVQGAGVHHNPTPGPAGSGFVYGHVWVVLGLLVAHPLGGVVALPLLARRYIRKANLGAVRAADRPPFATKLTMAVGLVRWAHGWLALWGKAVWVVADGAYAQGPVLKPLRKLGVTVVSRLRRDAALCSVPPARVPGRPGRPRVYGTERVSLAKRAAHPGGWSTGMFTVYGKSVEKRYKTFVATWRPAGGAIRVVLVDEPHGWVAFFGTDTTATVADILERVADRFTLETCFRDLKQVAGAGQQQVRGVPSNVGCFHLCAWAHTLTEVWAWNQNAEALVGHRSASPWDDPNRRPSHADKRRAWQHELLAQEIQAVVGEHHDHAKIRDLAHRCLDLAA, encoded by the coding sequence ATGCCATCTTCGCACACTCCGGCCCCGCGGTGCCAGTGGTTTTCGATTCTGGCCGGTGCCTTGGATCGGCGCTCGGGCCGGCGGTTGGCGCTGTTGTTCCTGGGGGTGCTGTTGGCCCGCGGGCGACAGGCCCGGAGTTGCTGGATCCGAGCCGCCGGGTTGTCGTCCCAGTACCGCCGCTGCTACCCCACCGCGGCCGCCGTCGGGCGCCGGGCCGAGGCCATCGCCACCCGGTTGTTGGTCGAGGTGCTCCGGCCGTTGGTGACCGGGCCGCGGGTCGTGCTCGCGTTGGATGACACCCCGACGGCGCGGTACGGTTCCCAGGTGCAAGGGGCCGGGGTGCACCACAACCCGACCCCCGGGCCGGCCGGGAGCGGGTTCGTGTACGGGCACGTGTGGGTGGTCCTCGGGTTGCTGGTGGCGCACCCGCTGGGCGGGGTCGTGGCGTTACCCCTGTTGGCCCGGCGGTACATCCGGAAGGCGAACCTGGGGGCGGTTCGGGCGGCGGACCGGCCCCCGTTCGCAACCAAGCTGACCATGGCCGTGGGCTTGGTGCGGTGGGCGCACGGGTGGCTGGCGTTGTGGGGGAAGGCGGTGTGGGTGGTGGCCGACGGGGCGTACGCCCAGGGGCCGGTGCTCAAGCCGCTGCGGAAGCTCGGGGTGACGGTGGTGAGCCGACTGCGCCGGGATGCGGCCCTGTGCTCGGTGCCACCGGCGCGAGTACCCGGGCGGCCCGGGCGGCCGCGGGTGTACGGGACCGAGCGGGTGTCGCTGGCCAAGCGGGCCGCCCACCCCGGCGGGTGGAGCACCGGCATGTTCACCGTGTACGGGAAGTCGGTCGAGAAGCGGTACAAGACGTTCGTGGCCACGTGGCGCCCGGCCGGTGGGGCGATCCGGGTGGTGTTGGTGGACGAGCCCCACGGATGGGTCGCGTTCTTCGGCACCGACACCACCGCGACCGTGGCCGACATCCTGGAGCGGGTGGCCGACCGGTTCACCCTGGAGACCTGTTTTCGGGATCTCAAACAAGTCGCCGGGGCGGGTCAGCAGCAGGTGCGCGGGGTGCCGTCGAACGTGGGGTGCTTCCACCTGTGCGCGTGGGCCCACACCCTGACCGAGGTGTGGGCCTGGAACCAGAACGCCGAGGCCCTGGTGGGGCACCGATCCGCATCCCCGTGGGACGACCCGAACCGGCGCCCGAGCCACGCGGACAAGCGCCGGGCCTGGCAACACGAGCTGTTGGCCCAGGAGATTCAGGCCGTTGTGGGCGAGCACCACGACCACGCGAAAATCCGCGACCTCGCCCACCGGTGCTTGGATCTGGCCGCGTGA
- a CDS encoding amidohydrolase family protein, with protein MNRRELLAASALTLSGGASPLFAASQPKDKAMLPVVDTHQHLWNLNDFKLAWFDPSTPEGKILGHNFTPTEYAKATDGLNVVKAVYMEVDVVPEQQQKEADYLIELCKSGKTATCAAVLSGRPNSDGFEKYAKQFKDSKYVKGIRQVLHVKSTPAGYCLDPKFVKGIQLLGDLGLSFDMCVRPAELPDFVKLAEQCPDTRFILDHCGNANLKHTADERDRWKKDMSAMAAKKNVVCKVSGFIATAPERGKVTPDDLAPVVNHVLDTFGPDRVMFGGDWPVCLLGVEKYGDWLTGLKAVVKDRTEEQQRKLFHDNAVKFYGLSI; from the coding sequence ATGAACCGCCGCGAGTTGCTCGCCGCCTCGGCCCTCACGCTCTCGGGGGGCGCGAGCCCCCTGTTCGCCGCCTCTCAACCGAAGGACAAAGCGATGCTCCCCGTCGTTGACACGCACCAGCACCTGTGGAACCTGAACGATTTCAAGTTGGCGTGGTTCGACCCGAGCACCCCCGAAGGGAAAATCCTAGGGCACAACTTCACCCCCACCGAGTACGCCAAAGCGACCGACGGGCTGAACGTCGTAAAGGCCGTCTACATGGAAGTGGACGTGGTGCCCGAGCAGCAGCAGAAGGAAGCCGATTACCTGATCGAACTGTGCAAGAGCGGGAAAACGGCCACTTGCGCCGCGGTGCTGTCCGGTCGGCCGAACTCGGACGGGTTCGAGAAGTACGCGAAGCAGTTCAAAGACAGCAAATACGTCAAAGGCATCCGGCAGGTGCTACACGTCAAGAGCACACCCGCCGGGTACTGCCTCGACCCGAAGTTCGTGAAGGGTATTCAGCTCCTGGGCGACCTGGGACTGAGCTTCGACATGTGCGTGCGGCCGGCAGAGCTGCCCGACTTCGTGAAACTGGCAGAGCAGTGCCCGGACACCCGGTTCATCCTCGACCACTGCGGCAACGCGAACCTGAAGCACACCGCCGACGAGCGTGACCGCTGGAAGAAGGACATGTCCGCGATGGCCGCAAAAAAGAACGTGGTCTGCAAGGTGAGCGGCTTCATCGCCACCGCCCCCGAGCGCGGCAAAGTGACTCCCGACGACCTGGCGCCGGTGGTGAACCACGTCTTGGATACGTTCGGCCCGGACCGCGTGATGTTCGGGGGTGACTGGCCGGTGTGTCTGCTGGGGGTCGAGAAGTACGGCGACTGGCTTACCGGGCTGAAGGCCGTCGTCAAGGACCGCACCGAAGAGCAACAGAGGAAACTGTTCCACGACAACGCCGTCAAGTTCTATGGCCTGAGCATCTGA
- a CDS encoding DUF1501 domain-containing protein, producing the protein MLSIPFGRTRFCDGVSRRNFMKVGALSFGAMNLTLADVFRAEAAAKQHDPFARTRHKAVINIFLGGGPPHQDMWDIKTEAPAEVRGEFKPIATNVTGIQIGETFSRIAKMADKFAFIRSVVGARGGHDAYQCTTGWPQQSLASMGGRPSLGSTVTKLQGNVDPSVPPFIGLAEKTQHVPWSDAGQTGFLGSTFGPFKPSGPDMVNMTVNTANRDNLPDRKKLLGHFDDMKRAADYAGALQGADAATERAFDVLTSSKLVEALDLSKESPKVRARYGDGKPYKYQYDGAPTANEHLLMARRLVEAGARVVTLSYGRWDSHGQNFDLVRDHGGKLDQCLTALVEDLDARGMLDDVTVIAWGEFGRTPTINKDAGRDHWPQVSCAILAGGGMKTGQVIGSTDRTGSNAKERPVGFGDIFATLYHNLGLNSETTTILDPTGRPQHLAEGKALPELV; encoded by the coding sequence ATGTTGTCCATTCCCTTTGGGCGCACGCGCTTCTGCGACGGCGTCTCCCGCCGCAACTTCATGAAAGTCGGCGCGCTCTCGTTCGGCGCGATGAATCTGACGCTCGCGGACGTTTTTCGCGCCGAGGCCGCCGCGAAACAGCACGACCCGTTCGCCCGCACGCGGCACAAAGCCGTTATCAACATCTTCCTGGGCGGCGGACCGCCCCACCAGGACATGTGGGACATCAAGACCGAGGCGCCGGCCGAGGTGCGCGGCGAGTTCAAGCCGATCGCGACCAACGTGACCGGCATCCAGATCGGCGAAACGTTCTCCCGGATCGCGAAGATGGCGGACAAGTTCGCGTTCATCCGGTCCGTCGTCGGTGCCCGCGGCGGCCACGACGCCTACCAGTGTACCACCGGGTGGCCGCAACAATCGCTGGCGTCGATGGGCGGGCGCCCGAGCCTGGGTAGTACGGTGACGAAGTTGCAAGGGAACGTCGACCCGAGCGTGCCGCCGTTCATCGGGCTGGCCGAAAAGACCCAGCACGTGCCCTGGAGCGATGCGGGCCAGACCGGGTTCCTGGGCAGCACGTTCGGGCCGTTCAAGCCGAGCGGCCCCGACATGGTGAACATGACCGTCAACACCGCCAACCGCGACAACCTGCCGGACCGCAAGAAACTCCTCGGCCACTTTGATGACATGAAACGCGCCGCGGATTACGCCGGCGCCCTTCAGGGCGCGGACGCGGCGACCGAGCGCGCGTTCGATGTGCTCACGTCGAGCAAACTTGTGGAAGCGCTCGACCTGTCGAAGGAGAGCCCAAAGGTCCGTGCCCGGTACGGTGATGGCAAGCCCTACAAGTACCAGTATGATGGCGCGCCGACCGCCAACGAGCATTTGCTCATGGCGCGGCGTCTGGTCGAAGCCGGGGCGCGGGTGGTCACACTCAGTTACGGTCGGTGGGACAGTCACGGGCAGAACTTCGACCTGGTCCGCGACCACGGGGGGAAACTCGACCAGTGCCTCACGGCGCTGGTCGAAGACCTCGACGCGCGCGGGATGCTGGACGACGTGACGGTGATCGCGTGGGGCGAGTTCGGCCGCACCCCGACCATCAACAAGGACGCGGGCCGCGACCACTGGCCGCAGGTGAGCTGTGCGATCCTCGCCGGGGGTGGAATGAAAACCGGCCAGGTGATCGGCAGCACGGACCGCACCGGGAGCAACGCCAAGGAGCGCCCCGTCGGGTTCGGTGACATCTTCGCGACCCTGTACCACAACCTCGGGCTGAACTCCGAGACGACAACAATACTCGACCCGACCGGGCGCCCGCAGCACCTTGCCGAAGGCAAAGCGCTACCGGAACTCGTGTGA
- a CDS encoding transposase, which yields MAPRKLEYGVIPPDADAAFVAHMALVLDTYALPYDCLYPVLNMDEQPIPLLKETRAPIPATKDHPRRVDYEYERAGTASIFMFCEALVGWRQVSVRERRTKVDWALEVAELLRTRYRDAVKVIVVCDNRNTHTIGAFYEAFDPETARALVRRSEFRHTPKHGSWLHVAECELSAMTRQCVQGRRFATIEELRVETAAWQDYTNDKQRSVDRQFRTDDARNRLKSLYPKIKT from the coding sequence ATGGCGCCGCGGAAGTTGGAGTACGGGGTGATCCCGCCAGACGCTGACGCGGCGTTCGTGGCGCACATGGCGTTGGTCCTGGACACCTATGCCTTGCCTTACGATTGCCTCTACCCGGTACTCAACATGGACGAGCAACCGATCCCGTTGCTCAAGGAGACGCGGGCGCCGATTCCCGCGACGAAGGATCATCCGCGCCGGGTGGACTACGAGTACGAGCGGGCGGGCACGGCGAGCATCTTCATGTTCTGTGAGGCGCTGGTGGGGTGGCGCCAGGTGAGCGTACGGGAGCGGCGGACGAAGGTGGATTGGGCGTTGGAGGTGGCCGAGTTACTACGGACTCGCTACCGGGATGCCGTGAAGGTGATCGTGGTGTGCGACAACCGGAACACGCACACGATCGGTGCGTTCTACGAGGCGTTCGACCCGGAAACGGCGCGGGCGCTGGTGAGGCGATCGGAGTTCCGCCACACGCCCAAGCACGGGAGTTGGTTGCACGTCGCGGAATGTGAGCTGAGCGCGATGACGCGGCAATGCGTGCAGGGTAGGCGGTTCGCAACGATAGAGGAGTTGAGGGTAGAGACGGCCGCCTGGCAGGACTACACCAACGACAAGCAGCGTAGCGTCGATCGGCAGTTCCGCACCGACGATGCTCGCAACAGGCTCAAATCCCTCTACCCTAAAATCAAAACCTGA